Below is a window of bacterium DNA.
TTCGTGCCGTCGTTCAGGCCCTCGCGTTCGATCGCGCCATCCAGGTAACTCGCGAACCCGGTCACCCCGAGCTCCCAGGCTCCCCGCCGCGCGACGGCGCCCAGGTCCCACAGGTCCTGCACTTCGGGAGTGAGGTCCGGGTTGGGGACGAACCTCCCGAGCGCGCCGGAGTACAGCTCCCGCAGGGCGGGGAACCGGCTGCGGCGCGCGTACGAGGCGTGCAGGGTCAGGGGTTCGCCCAGCCGGCGTTCCAGCCGCGTGAACGCGGCCGCCGCCCCGGTCGCGTCGCGGGCCGGCTTGTCGCCCGATTCGGGGGTCGAGGCCAGGTCCCAGCCGCCGCCGGCGCGCGTGCTCCAGCCGCCGCCGAGGTCCAGGTCCGCCTCGACGGCCGCCGCGCTGATGAACTGGGCGTAGGTCAGGTCCGGCCCCGCGACCTGCAGCGACTCGCGGTGGCGGGCGTAGCGCGCCGACGTCTGCACGGCCACGCTGCCGCGGTCGAGGTAGCGGGTCGCGCGGGCGCGGGCGAAGCCGGTGCGGTCGTCGTCGGTCTCGTGGTCGACGCCCGGAGCGAGCGCGGGCGTCGTGTAGGAGGCGTCGTCGAAGGAGCGGATCTCCTGGTGGAACAGGTCGGCGGCGGCGTCCACGACGAGTTCCCAGGCGTGGCCCCCGCCCAGCGGCGTGCGCAGGCCGGCGCCGAGCAGGCCGCGCCGCACCGACGGGTAGCGCCAGAAGCGCGCGTCGGCGCCCAGGTGCGTTTCCGGCGGCACGCCCTTCTCGCCGTCCGAGCCGAGGAACGTCACGTGCCAGACGGCGCCCGCGGCGCTGCGGTGCTGCAGGCGCAGCAGGAGCGAGGCTTGCTCCAGGTCGCTGTTGAGGCGCTGCCGCGACGGGCCCTGGTTGGTCGCGGCCGAGAGGTCGGCCGGCACCACGTACCCGTCCTGGGCGCGCCACGACCCCGCCGCGAGCAACTCCCAGGCGCCCTGCCGGCGCTGGTGCAGCAGGCGGCCTTCGCGCAGGGCCGACTCGCCGAACTGCACGCCCAGCCGGGTGCGCGCGCCGTCCGACGGCAACGTCAGCGGGCGCAGCTCGATGGTGCCGGCCAGGGCGTTGGGCCCTTCCAGCACGCTGCCGACGCCACGCACCCCGCGTACCGAGCCGATGGCGTCGACCGGCACCAGACCGGCGTCCACGCGCTCGTCCCAGGGCACGTTCAGCGGGATGCCGTCCAGCCAGAGCCGGATGTGCCGCTCCGACGCGCCGCGCACCATGAACACGCTCTCGCCGCGGGAGTTGACCACGGTCCTGGTCGCCGGCAGCACGGGCGCCAGGTCGGCGGCCGATTGCAGGTCCTGGGCGCCCAGGACGATGGCGTCGACGGACGAGGCCGCGGGGTCGGTCGTGCCGGAGGTCGTCGACCCGTAGACGACGACGGGCTCGGTGATGACCCAGAGGGTGTCGGCGCCGGTGATCCGCTGTTCGGCGGTGGTGCCGTCGCCGGGCGATTCGGCGGCGGCGACGGATGCCAGGCTCAGCAGGCAGGCGGTCAGGATCCGGGCCGGACGGCGCATGGGCGTTCCTTCGCTGGTGTTGTCCGTCGGCGGCTGCGCCTCTCGATCCTACCACCGCATCCCTCGGGGTTCAACCGACCCGGTGATCGCGCGGCGCCGC
It encodes the following:
- a CDS encoding TonB-dependent receptor; translation: MRRPARILTACLLSLASVAAAESPGDGTTAEQRITGADTLWVITEPVVVYGSTTSGTTDPAASSVDAIVLGAQDLQSAADLAPVLPATRTVVNSRGESVFMVRGASERHIRLWLDGIPLNVPWDERVDAGLVPVDAIGSVRGVRGVGSVLEGPNALAGTIELRPLTLPSDGARTRLGVQFGESALREGRLLHQRRQGAWELLAAGSWRAQDGYVVPADLSAATNQGPSRQRLNSDLEQASLLLRLQHRSAAGAVWHVTFLGSDGEKGVPPETHLGADARFWRYPSVRRGLLGAGLRTPLGGGHAWELVVDAAADLFHQEIRSFDDASYTTPALAPGVDHETDDDRTGFARARATRYLDRGSVAVQTSARYARHRESLQVAGPDLTYAQFISAAAVEADLDLGGGWSTRAGGGWDLASTPESGDKPARDATGAAAAFTRLERRLGEPLTLHASYARRSRFPALRELYSGALGRFVPNPDLTPEVQDLWDLGAVARRGAWELGVTGFASYLDGAIEREGLNDGT